Proteins from a single region of Gaiellales bacterium:
- a CDS encoding pyridoxal phosphate-dependent aminotransferase family protein, giving the protein MDRPTPRRVPARASAAASPGARWIDRWLDTVADLAALKDTHPMLDAVIDEIDGRMIRIGDHWLADFASCNYLGFDLDREIIDAVPAYLDAWGTHPSWSRLLGSPVLYEQIEERLTALLGSEDSLVLPTITHIHTSVIPVLAGSGTIFLDSRAHKTIYDGCHVARSHGATVKRFRFEDPDDLDTLLSQNTVQPRIVCMDGVNSMTGNAPDLAAFARVARAHDALLYVDDAHGFGLIGERRPDELCRYGARGNSLVRHVGESYDNLILVGGFSKAYSSLLAFIACPTEVKTMLKVAAPPYLYSGPSPVASLATVLTGLDVNERRGDQLRAQIAAKTARVLGCLEDAGVYTPNRSGLPIVEVPLADHERIAEVGRMLFDRGIYVTLAAYPLVPRDEVGFRVQVTAANTDAEIDRLILALDDLAAQGLLQARAQIAERAA; this is encoded by the coding sequence ATGGATCGGCCCACCCCACGCCGCGTGCCCGCGCGCGCGTCCGCAGCCGCCTCCCCCGGAGCGCGCTGGATCGACCGATGGCTGGATACGGTCGCGGACCTCGCCGCGCTGAAGGACACCCACCCGATGCTCGACGCCGTGATCGACGAGATCGACGGCCGCATGATCCGCATCGGCGACCACTGGCTGGCCGACTTCGCGTCGTGCAACTACCTCGGGTTCGATCTCGACCGCGAGATCATCGACGCCGTGCCCGCCTACCTGGACGCGTGGGGCACGCATCCGAGCTGGTCGCGCCTGCTCGGCTCGCCCGTGCTCTACGAGCAGATCGAGGAGCGGCTCACGGCGCTACTCGGATCCGAGGACTCGCTGGTGCTGCCGACGATCACCCACATCCACACCTCGGTGATCCCGGTGCTGGCCGGGTCGGGAACCATCTTCCTCGACAGCCGGGCGCACAAGACCATCTACGACGGCTGCCATGTGGCCCGCAGCCACGGCGCCACCGTCAAGCGCTTCCGGTTCGAGGATCCTGACGACCTCGACACGCTGCTCTCGCAGAACACCGTGCAGCCGCGCATCGTCTGCATGGACGGCGTCAACAGCATGACCGGCAACGCCCCCGATCTGGCCGCCTTCGCGCGCGTCGCGCGCGCGCACGACGCGCTGCTCTACGTGGACGACGCGCACGGCTTCGGCCTCATCGGCGAGCGCCGCCCGGACGAGCTCTGCAGGTACGGCGCTCGCGGCAACAGCCTGGTGCGGCACGTCGGCGAGAGCTACGACAACCTGATCCTTGTCGGCGGGTTCTCGAAGGCCTATTCGTCGCTGCTCGCCTTCATCGCCTGCCCGACGGAGGTCAAGACGATGCTCAAGGTCGCCGCGCCGCCGTACCTCTACTCCGGCCCCTCGCCGGTCGCCTCGCTGGCCACCGTCCTGACCGGCCTGGACGTGAACGAGCGCCGGGGCGATCAGCTGCGCGCACAGATCGCCGCGAAGACCGCCCGCGTGCTCGGCTGCCTCGAGGACGCGGGCGTCTACACGCCCAACCGCTCGGGCCTTCCGATCGTGGAAGTGCCGCTCGCAGACCACGAGCGCATCGCCGAGGTCGGGCGGATGCTGTTCGACCGCGGCATCTACGTGACGCTCGCGGCCTACCCGCTCGTCCCCCGCGACGAGGTCGGGTTCCGGGTGCAGGTGACGGCCGCGAACACCGACGCAGAGATCGACCGGCTGATCCTCGCGCTGGACGACCTCGCCGCGCAGGGCCTGCTCCAGGCGCGCGCGCAGATCGCGGAGCGCGCTGCATGA